From Terriglobia bacterium, the proteins below share one genomic window:
- a CDS encoding SCP2 sterol-binding domain-containing protein, producing the protein MSESARLFFGRILPSLLRERPHLASYVASRLQFVIERPDGSFEPWCLDFRDPDLGSIESRLDPAPDATVRIEERVLDELLGESLDGWARAYADGRVRIEGDLLSAISLKGFFAYWRPSAAARLAVKLLGPERALSLAARKAPPP; encoded by the coding sequence ATGAGCGAGAGCGCACGCCTCTTCTTCGGGAGGATCCTCCCGTCGCTCCTCCGCGAACGGCCCCACCTCGCGTCCTACGTCGCCTCGCGATTGCAGTTCGTGATCGAGAGGCCGGACGGCTCGTTCGAGCCGTGGTGCCTCGACTTCCGCGACCCCGACCTCGGGTCCATCGAGAGCCGGCTCGATCCGGCGCCGGACGCGACGGTGCGCATCGAGGAGCGCGTCCTCGACGAGCTGCTCGGCGAGTCCCTCGACGGCTGGGCGCGCGCGTACGCCGACGGCAGGGTGCGCATCGAAGGCGACCTCCTGTCCGCGATCTCCCTCAAGGGGTTCTTCGCGTACTGGCGTCCCTCGGCCGCGGCCCGCCTTGCCGTCAAGCTGCTCGGCCCGGAGCGGGCGCTGTCGCTCGCCGCGAGGAAAGCCCCCCCGCCGTGA
- a CDS encoding NAD(P)/FAD-dependent oxidoreductase, translating to MTSYDVLVVGGGPAGATCARELARAGLRVVLLDRARFPRPKACAGWITPEVLPLLGWCPAEYDGTLAPFRRIVARRGARAFETDFGETVSFGILRREFDHRILREASAEGATVVEGAGADRVEIRRDGVAVESRGRAWRAAVLVGAGGHFCPVARHVGFRRREPAVAAIESETRIGPELSLGPFASGLELIVLPDLAGYAWIVGKGEHLNVGIGGFYRDLRERWTALLADLDRRRVVDASTLERPRGHAYRVYDPARLDGAVGDRWLLAGDAGGFARPVSGEGIRTAIETGLDAASTIRDALARGDGISRESLSPYLARARARYGGGGPVRRALIASLGALAPLAAGPIVRVPLLRRKILGEALFGLHPPRN from the coding sequence GTGACCTCGTACGACGTCCTGGTCGTCGGCGGGGGTCCTGCGGGCGCGACCTGCGCTCGCGAGCTGGCCCGGGCGGGGCTCCGCGTGGTGCTCCTCGACCGGGCGCGGTTCCCGCGGCCGAAGGCCTGCGCCGGGTGGATCACCCCCGAGGTGCTGCCGCTCCTGGGGTGGTGCCCCGCCGAGTACGACGGAACCCTGGCGCCGTTCCGCCGCATCGTGGCGAGGCGGGGCGCCCGCGCCTTCGAGACCGACTTCGGCGAAACCGTCAGCTTCGGCATCCTGAGGCGGGAGTTCGACCACCGGATCCTGCGCGAGGCGTCCGCCGAGGGCGCCACGGTGGTGGAGGGCGCCGGCGCCGACCGGGTCGAGATCCGGCGGGACGGCGTCGCGGTGGAGTCGCGCGGGCGCGCCTGGCGCGCCGCGGTCCTGGTCGGGGCAGGCGGTCACTTCTGCCCCGTCGCTCGCCACGTCGGCTTTCGGCGGAGGGAGCCCGCGGTCGCGGCGATCGAGAGCGAGACCCGGATCGGACCGGAGCTCTCCCTCGGCCCCTTCGCCTCCGGGCTCGAGCTGATCGTCCTGCCGGACCTCGCGGGCTACGCATGGATCGTCGGGAAGGGCGAGCACTTGAACGTCGGGATCGGCGGGTTCTACCGCGATCTCAGGGAACGGTGGACCGCGCTGCTCGCCGACCTCGACCGGCGACGGGTCGTGGACGCGAGCACTCTCGAGCGGCCGCGCGGCCACGCCTACCGCGTCTACGACCCCGCGAGGCTCGACGGCGCCGTCGGCGATCGCTGGCTCCTCGCGGGGGACGCCGGCGGGTTCGCGAGGCCGGTGTCCGGCGAAGGGATCCGCACCGCGATCGAGACCGGCCTCGACGCCGCGTCGACGATCCGCGACGCGCTCGCTCGAGGCGACGGGATCTCGCGCGAGTCGCTCTCCCCGTACCTCGCCAGGGCCCGCGCGCGGTACGGCGGCGGCGGGCCCGTGCGGCGCGCCCTGATCGCGTCGCTCGGCGCCCTCGCGCCCCTCGCCGCGGGCCCGATCGTACGCGTCCCGCTCCTTCGCCGGAAGATCCTCGGCGAGGCGCTGTTCGGGTTGCACCCGCCCCGGAACTGA